The following proteins are co-located in the Vidua macroura isolate BioBank_ID:100142 chromosome 1, ASM2450914v1, whole genome shotgun sequence genome:
- the GPNMB gene encoding transmembrane glycoprotein NMB codes for MSAARRHLALLLLAQALLCAAATRFQDVLNHGSTSPVTSYKKLQGWSSDQNKWNEKLYPFWEEGDPRWKDCWKGGRVTAKLDSDSPALVGSNVSFVVTLQFPKCQTEDNDGNIVYRRNCTQDPPASMDQQVYVYNWTEWTDNCGWENCTSNHSHNVFPDGRSFPRNPGWRRRNFVYVFHTFGQYYQTMGRSSEKFSVNTANITLGEHGMAVSIYRRGHSGFVPVARAKTVYTVTDKIPVIVSMFQKHDRNISDSIFIKDSPITFDVKIHDPSYYLNNSAISYKWNFGDGSGLFVASGSSTSHTYTLQGNFTLNLTVQAIIPVPCRPVTPTAPPPTSAVTTRPSSDSDSSPTVESVEDNPDGGCHIYRNGYYGSSIAVVEGILEVNIIQMTSIQMTESQAENSLVDFVVTCQGSLPTDVCTVVSDPSCQVSKSVVCDPVVVTDECLLTIRRAFEEPGTYCINITLGDDTSQALASALISVNGGASSGTTEGVFIFLGLLAVFATIGAFVLYKRYKQYKPIERSAEQTEKQEGFTAYFSTFKAIFFPNSTERNPLLKSKPGIV; via the exons ATGAGCGCTGCTCGCCGCCACCTcgcactgctgctcctggcccaAGCACTGCTGTGCGCTGCCGCCACAC GGTTTCAAGATGTGTTGAACCATGGAAGCACTTCTCCTGTCACATCCTACAAGAAGCTACAAGGCTGGTCTAGTGATCAAAATAAATGGAATGAAAAACTTTATCCTTTCTGGGAAGAAGGAGATCCCAGATGGAAGGACTGCTGGAAAG GTGGAAGGGTGACAGCCAAACTGGACAGTGACAGCCCAGCACTGGTAGGATCCAATGTGAGCTTTGTTGTGACTCTCCAGTTTCCCAAGTGCCAGACAGAAGATAATGATGGCAACATAGTATACAGGAGAAACTGTACCCAGG ATCCTCCTGCTTCCATGGATCAGCAAGTCTATGTCTACAATTGGACTGAATGGACTGACAACTGTGGCTGGGAAAACTGCACAAGCAACCACAGCCATAATGTATTCCCAGATGGGCGTTCTTTCCCTCGTAACCctggctggaggagaaggaacTTTGTCTATGTGTTTCACACTTTTG GTCAGTATTACCAAACAATGGGACGATCTTCAGAAAAGTTTTCAGTCAACACAGCAAATATCACTCTTGGCGAACACGGGATGGCAGTGTCCATTTACAGGAGAGGGCACTCAGGATTTGTTCCAGTTGCAAGAGCAAAAACAGTCTACACTGTAACAG aCAAAATTCCAGTAATTGTGAGTATGTTCCAAAAACATGACCGCAACATCTCAGACTCCATTTTCATCAAAGACTCACCAATTACATTTGATGTGAAGATCCACGATCCCAGCTACTATCTGAATAATTCTGCCATCTCCTACAAGTGGAATTTCGGAGATGGAAGTGGCTTATTTGTAGCCAGTGGTTCTAGTACATCTCACACCTACACTCTGCAAGGAAACTTCACTCTGAATTTAACTGTCCAAGCCATTATACCTGTACCTTGCAGGCCAGTAACACCCACTGCACCACCGCCCACCTCAGCAG TTACAACCAGGCCATCTTCTGATTCTGACTCTTCTCCCACTGTCGAGTCGGTGGAGGATAATCCTGACGGAGGCTGCCATATTTACAGAAATGGATACTATGGAAGTAGTATTGCTGTTGTAG AGGGAATCCTCGAGGTAAATATTATTCAGATGACAAGCATCCAGATGACAGAAAGTCAAGCTGAAAACTCACTGGTTGACTTTGTTGTTACCTGCCAAGGGAG TCTCCCCACAGATGTCTGCACAGTAGTTTCTGACCCCTCGTGCCAGGTGTCCAAGAGCGTGGTATGTGACCCCGTCGTCGTCACGGATGAATGTTTACTCACCATCAGGAGAGCTTTTGAGGAACCTGGGACGTACTGTATCAACATCACCCTGGGTGATGACACAAGTCAAGCCCTTGCCAGTGCCCTGATTTCTGTAAACGGAG GAGCATCATCTGGAACAACAGAAGGTGTCTTTATATTCCTTGGCTTGTTGGCAGTATTTGCTACCATTGGGGCATTTGTCCTTTACAA GAGATACAAGCAATACAAGCCTATTGAGAGGAGTGCAGAACAAACAGAGAAGCAGGAGGGATTTACTGCTTACTTCAGCACTTTCAAAgccattttcttccctaatagCACTGAGAGAAATCCTCTGCTGAAGAGTAAACCAGGCATTGTTTAA